One segment of Stappia sp. 28M-7 DNA contains the following:
- the eda gene encoding bifunctional 4-hydroxy-2-oxoglutarate aldolase/2-dehydro-3-deoxy-phosphogluconate aldolase gives MATSQNTERLDRIMQAAPVIPVLIVEDPAKAVPMARALVRGGLPAIEITLRTPKALEAIRAVAAEVQGAFVGAGTVLDAAQYQAAVEAGATFVVSPGATDRLLAAASDHDVPLLPGSSTASEVMKLLEAGYSRLKLFPAEAVGGANLLKSLASPLPAARFCPTGGITEKTAPTYLGLPNVVCVGGSWIAGPDAIAAEDWDGIEARARRAAQLSA, from the coding sequence ATGGCCACAAGCCAGAACACCGAACGCCTCGACCGGATCATGCAGGCAGCCCCGGTCATTCCGGTGCTGATCGTGGAAGACCCCGCCAAGGCTGTGCCGATGGCCCGCGCGCTGGTGCGCGGCGGCCTTCCGGCCATCGAAATCACGCTGCGCACGCCGAAGGCGCTTGAGGCGATCCGCGCCGTCGCCGCCGAGGTGCAAGGCGCCTTCGTCGGGGCAGGCACCGTTCTGGATGCCGCGCAGTATCAGGCCGCCGTGGAGGCCGGCGCCACCTTCGTCGTCTCGCCCGGTGCGACCGACCGGCTGCTGGCGGCCGCATCCGACCACGACGTGCCGCTGCTGCCGGGCAGCTCCACCGCCTCGGAAGTGATGAAGCTGCTGGAGGCCGGCTACTCGCGCCTCAAGCTGTTCCCGGCCGAGGCTGTCGGCGGCGCCAATCTGCTCAAGTCGCTTGCCTCGCCGCTGCCGGCCGCGCGCTTCTGCCCGACCGGCGGCATCACCGAGAAGACCGCCCCCACCTATCTCGGTCTGCCGAATGTCGTGTGCGTCGGCGGCTCATGGATTGCCGGGCCGGATGCGATAGCCGCCGAGGACTGGGACGGCATCGAGGCCCGCGCGCGCCGGGCGGCGCAGCTGTCGGCCTGA